In Paenibacillus guangzhouensis, a single window of DNA contains:
- a CDS encoding SdpI family protein, with the protein MNTSATKDNSEKLWDRKDTILIVVSILLFGLASLFYPRLPDQVISKFDFHGNPTRTMAKWAFWLLYGGLSIILPIVIKLTRNLDPRKANYALFESTFQLSRWAVVLFIHFIFGFGIAYNLGYSVSMNMAVSFGLGILWIMIGNVMGRIRFTYFMGIRTPWTLASEEVWRKTHRFGGKCWFVGGLVMIIAAFFPTAYFLVTFITVLLLSTIIPTIYSYMLYRKELKS; encoded by the coding sequence ATGAACACCTCAGCAACGAAAGACAATTCAGAGAAGCTATGGGATCGTAAGGATACGATTCTGATCGTCGTCAGCATCTTATTATTCGGGCTGGCTTCCTTGTTCTATCCGCGCCTGCCTGATCAAGTGATCTCGAAATTTGATTTTCATGGCAATCCAACACGGACGATGGCGAAATGGGCATTTTGGTTATTGTACGGGGGGTTATCCATCATCCTGCCGATCGTGATTAAGCTGACGCGAAACCTCGATCCGCGCAAAGCGAACTATGCCTTGTTCGAATCGACATTTCAGCTATCACGATGGGCGGTCGTCTTATTCATTCACTTTATTTTTGGCTTTGGAATTGCGTATAATTTAGGGTATTCCGTTTCCATGAACATGGCTGTATCGTTCGGACTTGGGATCTTATGGATTATGATCGGGAATGTGATGGGCCGAATTCGATTTACTTATTTTATGGGGATTCGTACACCATGGACGCTTGCAAGTGAGGAAGTCTGGCGGAAGACACACCGCTTCGGCGGGAAGTGCTGGTTCGTTGGCGGGTTGGTAATGATCATTGCGGCCTTCTTCCCAACAGCGTATTTCTTGGTGACGTTTATTACTGTATTGCTCCTTAGCACGATCATCCCGACGATCTATTCATACATGCTGTATCGGAAGGAATTAAAGTCATAA
- a CDS encoding DedA family protein: MDTIHAIINDIFQWVQGLGYFGIVLGLMLEVIPSEIVLAYGGYLVSQGEISFVGAVIFGTIGAVGQNWILYAIGRYAGRPFFEKYGKYLKIKEKHLTIAEGWFNKYGAGIVFTARFIPFMRQIISVPAGMARMSFGLFTLLTTLASIPWSLIFVFLGWKMGDQWQNVSEKAGPYVQPILLIAIALLIVYVVIKIWRSKSRAKRV; encoded by the coding sequence ATGGATACTATTCACGCAATTATTAATGACATTTTTCAATGGGTTCAAGGTTTAGGGTACTTTGGGATTGTGCTCGGTCTGATGCTCGAAGTCATTCCGAGTGAAATCGTGCTCGCTTACGGGGGCTATCTCGTTTCGCAGGGAGAAATATCCTTCGTCGGCGCCGTGATTTTCGGTACGATTGGTGCGGTTGGCCAGAACTGGATATTATATGCGATTGGCCGCTATGCAGGTCGTCCGTTCTTCGAGAAATACGGCAAGTATTTGAAGATCAAGGAGAAGCACCTAACCATCGCGGAAGGTTGGTTCAATAAATACGGAGCAGGCATCGTGTTCACCGCAAGATTCATTCCGTTCATGCGTCAGATCATTTCGGTTCCTGCCGGGATGGCGCGGATGTCTTTCGGCTTATTTACGCTGTTAACGACACTCGCATCGATTCCATGGTCGCTTATTTTCGTCTTCCTCGGATGGAAGATGGGAGATCAGTGGCAGAATGTAAGTGAGAAGGCAGGTCCTTATGTACAGCCGATCCTCCTGATTGCAATTGCGTTATTAATTGTTTATGTTGTTATTAAAATATGGCGTTCCAAGTCTCGTGCCAAACGAGTGTAA
- a CDS encoding PilZ domain-containing protein: MEERIYTNERESVPLTSLLDCRTVVERKDYVSTGVLTFAEGDLLEVEIAEFQDFELGESVKITIYSPVGIHILQSSVIAKYEGAILIIHPPNHQSKFEDKRKYPRIATNKGGQILKIVRHADLFVLDEPLSFNLSNISLQGIGFMLPKSELFSIHTQFHGELDLGFRFPCTFMIVRKQVSENGIFYGAELLEVSDEYERNLRAFILKQQIENHYEMMKAKQKGNSPRSSK; encoded by the coding sequence TTGGAAGAGAGGATTTATACGAATGAACGTGAATCTGTTCCACTAACCTCATTACTCGACTGCAGGACAGTCGTAGAACGGAAAGATTACGTATCTACAGGTGTGTTGACATTTGCGGAAGGCGATTTGCTCGAGGTTGAAATTGCGGAGTTCCAAGATTTTGAGCTCGGTGAATCAGTCAAAATAACGATCTATTCTCCAGTAGGCATTCATATTCTGCAATCTTCAGTTATCGCAAAATACGAAGGAGCTATCCTCATCATCCATCCGCCGAACCATCAGAGTAAGTTCGAGGACAAACGGAAGTATCCGCGGATTGCGACGAATAAGGGAGGACAGATTCTAAAGATTGTGCGCCATGCAGATTTGTTCGTACTGGATGAGCCGTTATCCTTTAACCTGTCGAACATAAGCCTGCAAGGGATCGGTTTTATGCTGCCGAAGTCGGAGTTGTTCTCCATTCATACGCAGTTCCATGGCGAATTGGATTTAGGATTTCGATTCCCCTGTACCTTCATGATCGTTCGCAAGCAAGTATCGGAGAATGGGATCTTTTACGGCGCAGAGCTGCTTGAAGTCTCGGATGAATATGAACGCAATTTACGCGCATTTATTCTGAAGCAGCAGATCGAGAACCATTACGAGATGATGAAGGCGAAGCAGAAGGGCAACTCGCCGCGTTCCTCCAAATGA
- a CDS encoding asparaginase, with product MEQVLVEEYRNETLECLHRGHICGVGIDRKVKYEVGDADYLAFLRSAGKPFQAIPGIRAGIQEAYGLTDREIAIMTASHRGESFHMDTIQRFMQHTGLAESNLVCAESYPMHRASREKIIREQGHERRIYHNCSGKHFGVLSYCKLMGYPLEGYEDPNHPAQLEIVKTLAMMAEMPEDQIARGIDGCGLPVFALPLRHIATAYLKLACPELIEDEKTREAVRKITAAMHAYPENVSGTNRICSTLLMDNNIVAKGGFKGIYGFSLRKEQLGFAFKIIDGSDEEWAHIVVSILEQIQYDNKETIQRIHEQFPTDIRNDEGKIVGYSKGVFVL from the coding sequence ATGGAACAAGTATTGGTGGAGGAATATCGTAACGAGACGCTCGAATGTCTGCATCGCGGACACATTTGCGGTGTTGGGATAGATAGAAAAGTGAAATACGAAGTAGGCGATGCCGATTATCTGGCATTCCTGCGTTCTGCGGGCAAGCCGTTTCAGGCCATTCCGGGTATTCGTGCCGGCATTCAGGAGGCGTATGGTTTGACAGATCGCGAGATTGCGATCATGACAGCTTCCCATCGTGGAGAGTCATTCCATATGGATACGATTCAACGGTTTATGCAGCATACTGGGCTCGCGGAATCGAACTTAGTCTGTGCGGAGAGTTATCCGATGCACCGCGCATCGCGAGAGAAAATTATTCGTGAGCAAGGTCATGAGCGCCGCATCTATCATAATTGCTCAGGCAAGCACTTCGGTGTGTTGTCCTACTGCAAGCTGATGGGCTACCCGCTTGAAGGCTATGAAGACCCGAATCATCCGGCCCAGCTCGAGATTGTGAAGACACTGGCGATGATGGCTGAGATGCCAGAAGATCAGATTGCGCGCGGCATCGATGGTTGCGGGCTCCCCGTATTTGCGCTCCCGCTGCGGCACATTGCGACAGCTTACTTGAAGCTTGCTTGCCCAGAGCTGATTGAAGATGAGAAGACGCGTGAAGCCGTTCGCAAGATCACGGCTGCTATGCATGCGTATCCCGAGAATGTCTCGGGCACGAATCGGATCTGTTCAACGCTGCTCATGGACAACAACATTGTCGCTAAAGGCGGGTTCAAAGGAATCTACGGGTTCAGCCTGCGCAAAGAGCAGCTCGGATTTGCATTCAAAATTATAGACGGCTCAGATGAAGAGTGGGCGCATATCGTGGTCTCGATTCTGGAACAGATTCAGTATGACAACAAGGAGACCATTCAGCGCATCCATGAGCAATTTCCTACCGATATTCGGAATGATGAAGGAAAAATTGTAGGCTATAGCAAGGGGGTATTTGTCCTATGA
- a CDS encoding DUF6483 family protein: MFQRDYLVRLIEEMTNVLGKAMGLRQDNKLIEAESEIDELLQRKFRLRGPLLQSLSAEDLIKMFTFNGVLESDRLQGVALLMKQQAMIEESRQDPGKAVQLRTKALHLLAYASTQGYPVKWVKTSEEIRGLEAELQGVYLSDTLHRLLWEHYASNGSYAKAEDHLFHLYHRDPEILLEGIAFYNRLLEQTDEDLEEGGLPREEVLQGLAQLQGEGRLK, from the coding sequence ATGTTCCAGAGGGATTATCTGGTTCGGCTAATTGAAGAGATGACAAACGTGCTTGGCAAAGCGATGGGACTTAGACAAGACAATAAATTAATAGAAGCGGAGTCGGAGATTGACGAGCTTCTGCAGCGCAAATTTCGTCTTCGCGGCCCATTGCTTCAATCATTGTCAGCGGAGGATCTGATTAAGATGTTTACCTTCAACGGCGTGCTGGAATCAGATCGATTGCAAGGCGTCGCACTGCTCATGAAGCAGCAAGCGATGATCGAAGAGAGCAGGCAGGACCCGGGCAAAGCTGTCCAGCTGCGAACCAAAGCCTTGCATCTGCTAGCCTATGCATCAACACAAGGATATCCCGTCAAATGGGTGAAGACGAGTGAGGAGATCCGCGGGCTTGAAGCAGAACTTCAAGGAGTATATCTGTCGGATACACTGCACAGACTCTTGTGGGAGCACTATGCAAGCAATGGCAGTTATGCGAAGGCAGAAGATCATCTCTTCCATCTGTATCACCGAGATCCTGAGATTCTCTTGGAAGGTATAGCCTTCTACAATCGTTTACTGGAGCAGACAGACGAGGACCTTGAAGAGGGCGGACTTCCTAGGGAGGAAGTGCTGCAAGGTCTTGCTCAGCTGCAGGGCGAGGGCAGGCTTAAGTAA
- a CDS encoding thioredoxin family protein yields the protein MSKNVAAKLRTGITPKQFIDGMTKNQDTFKGWYDAFTWQNAEDEEFYESLNNRDDLRCLIIAADWCGDVVRNIPVVFRLMEKAGIPTEVFIMEEHLDFMDQFLTRGGRSVPVVIIGDTGGYVLAQWGPRPAAVQAHMNAFKLENPDREASDYQEKIQIVRQKMIQEYGEGTGYQAVITAELRDLLAGV from the coding sequence ATGAGTAAAAATGTAGCCGCTAAATTGCGCACGGGAATTACACCGAAGCAATTCATCGACGGGATGACGAAAAATCAAGATACGTTCAAGGGCTGGTATGATGCTTTTACGTGGCAAAATGCAGAAGATGAAGAGTTCTACGAATCGCTGAACAACCGTGATGATTTGAGATGTCTCATCATTGCGGCGGATTGGTGCGGGGACGTGGTCCGCAATATTCCGGTCGTGTTCCGTCTCATGGAGAAGGCGGGTATTCCGACCGAAGTATTCATCATGGAAGAGCATTTGGATTTCATGGACCAGTTCCTAACGCGTGGCGGACGCTCTGTGCCGGTTGTGATCATTGGGGATACAGGCGGTTACGTGCTGGCGCAATGGGGCCCTCGTCCAGCGGCGGTGCAAGCGCATATGAATGCATTTAAGCTCGAGAATCCAGATCGGGAAGCATCCGATTACCAAGAGAAAATTCAAATCGTTCGTCAGAAAATGATTCAAGAATATGGAGAAGGAACGGGCTATCAGGCTGTGATTACAGCAGAGCTTCGTGACTTGCTAGCAGGAGTGTAG
- a CDS encoding class I SAM-dependent methyltransferase: MLANESYTIESLGDMLKGLVQEGNLVSGTMSQLRHKLPDTYSKVLVKTIELRKQLYVQFEYHYAKRVTHENIPMEEAGAKLTELFEHTFRQGLLRTTSEEMQVLLSKKNKVTVIRKKTAAVTANLTHNRKKQYVLEEGDPVPFLIELGIMNAEGKVLAKKYDKFRQINRFLEMVQDVLPHLPKDRTITIVDFGCGKSYLTFALYHYLAIQQSLSLNVVGLDLKADVIAHCQQLAERLEYGQLRFLVGDIAEYNELEQVDMVVTLHACDTATDAALEKAVRWGASVILSVPCCQHELFRQIDNPALAPLLSHGILKERFSALATDAARAKLLDLMGYRTQLLEFIDMEHTPKNILIRAVKGHAAADLREQWVQEYVQYRDFLHISPYLERACQDLLPPIIRQ; encoded by the coding sequence ATTTTGGCTAATGAATCCTATACGATAGAATCCTTGGGCGACATGCTCAAGGGACTTGTGCAAGAAGGTAATCTGGTGTCGGGGACGATGAGTCAATTGCGGCATAAACTGCCAGACACGTATTCGAAAGTGCTCGTTAAGACGATTGAGCTTCGGAAGCAATTGTATGTGCAGTTTGAATATCACTATGCGAAGCGGGTCACGCATGAGAATATTCCGATGGAAGAGGCAGGAGCGAAGCTTACCGAACTCTTCGAGCATACCTTCCGTCAGGGGCTGTTGCGTACGACTTCGGAAGAGATGCAAGTCCTTCTCTCGAAGAAGAACAAGGTGACGGTCATCCGGAAGAAGACGGCAGCGGTCACCGCGAATTTAACGCATAATCGGAAGAAGCAGTACGTTCTCGAAGAAGGGGATCCTGTACCGTTTTTGATTGAGCTTGGTATCATGAATGCGGAGGGCAAGGTGCTTGCGAAGAAATATGATAAGTTCAGGCAGATTAATCGGTTCTTAGAGATGGTTCAAGATGTGCTGCCGCATTTGCCGAAGGACCGGACGATCACCATCGTTGACTTCGGTTGCGGGAAGTCTTATTTGACCTTTGCGCTATATCATTACTTGGCAATACAGCAGAGCTTGTCCTTAAATGTCGTGGGGCTCGATCTCAAGGCCGATGTCATTGCACATTGCCAGCAGCTCGCAGAGCGTCTCGAATATGGACAGCTTCGATTCCTTGTTGGCGATATTGCCGAGTACAATGAGTTAGAGCAAGTGGATATGGTTGTCACACTGCATGCTTGTGATACTGCGACGGATGCAGCCCTTGAGAAAGCTGTGCGATGGGGAGCGAGTGTGATTCTGTCGGTACCTTGCTGTCAGCATGAGTTGTTCCGTCAGATCGACAATCCGGCGCTTGCACCGCTTCTGTCCCACGGCATATTGAAGGAGCGTTTCTCCGCGCTAGCTACCGATGCGGCGCGAGCTAAGCTGCTTGACCTCATGGGTTATCGTACGCAACTGCTCGAGTTCATCGATATGGAGCATACACCGAAGAATATTCTCATTCGCGCAGTGAAAGGCCATGCCGCTGCGGATTTACGAGAGCAGTGGGTTCAGGAGTACGTGCAATACCGTGATTTTCTGCATATCTCGCCTTACTTGGAGCGGGCTTGTCAAGACTTGCTGCCGCCGATCATTCGTCAGTAA
- a CDS encoding alpha/beta fold hydrolase codes for MNAGIEQGKTPAGLFYKVQGEGNPIVLLHGFCGSSDYWEAVIPLLAQDYQVITPDLRGHGQSAVIGASFGIEDMAQDIVALLDQRGIARAVLFGHSLGGYITLAFAEQHAARLQGFSLVHSTANPDAEQARENRLKAVKTIEEEGIQPFVDGLVPKLFAPAHVASMAEQVEKAKQIGYGTAPAGATGASLAMRARPDRNHVLQETQHPVLIVAGEQDQIVPPDKAFTVQGAHIEQAVIPAAGHMSMMETPDKLVPVLRSFLQRVYE; via the coding sequence ATGAACGCAGGAATCGAACAAGGTAAAACCCCAGCAGGGTTATTTTATAAGGTGCAGGGTGAAGGGAATCCCATTGTGCTGCTTCATGGTTTTTGTGGAAGTTCGGACTACTGGGAAGCCGTTATTCCCCTACTAGCTCAGGATTATCAAGTCATTACGCCAGACTTGCGCGGGCATGGCCAATCGGCTGTGATTGGAGCATCATTTGGAATCGAAGACATGGCGCAAGATATTGTAGCCTTGCTCGATCAACGCGGTATCGCAAGAGCCGTATTATTCGGCCATTCACTAGGGGGGTATATTACGTTAGCCTTCGCAGAACAACATGCCGCACGACTGCAAGGATTCTCACTTGTTCATTCGACTGCGAATCCCGATGCAGAGCAGGCGCGTGAGAATCGGTTAAAAGCAGTGAAGACGATCGAAGAAGAGGGCATCCAGCCGTTCGTCGATGGTCTCGTGCCAAAATTGTTCGCACCGGCGCATGTCGCGTCGATGGCTGAGCAAGTGGAGAAGGCGAAGCAGATCGGTTATGGCACAGCGCCAGCTGGCGCAACCGGCGCAAGTCTTGCGATGCGAGCGCGTCCGGATCGCAATCATGTATTGCAAGAGACGCAGCATCCGGTCTTAATCGTAGCTGGTGAACAAGATCAGATCGTGCCGCCAGACAAAGCATTCACAGTCCAAGGCGCTCATATCGAGCAGGCGGTTATTCCTGCCGCGGGACATATGAGCATGATGGAGACGCCGGACAAGCTGGTTCCGGTACTGCGCAGCTTTTTACAACGCGTGTATGAATAA
- a CDS encoding autorepressor SdpR family transcription factor, protein MNDAFKALADPTRRQILVLLKERDMSAGEIADHFAMTKPSISHHLNSLKHAHLIVDQRQGQNIIYSLNTTVIQEALGWFLNMIQKDK, encoded by the coding sequence ATGAATGATGCCTTTAAGGCACTGGCCGATCCAACGCGGCGTCAGATTCTAGTGTTGCTGAAGGAGCGGGATATGTCCGCTGGCGAAATCGCCGATCATTTTGCGATGACGAAGCCGAGTATTTCACATCATCTGAATAGCTTGAAGCACGCGCATCTGATTGTTGATCAGCGTCAGGGTCAGAACATTATCTATTCACTTAACACGACGGTCATTCAAGAGGCGCTCGGTTGGTTCCTGAACATGATTCAGAAGGATAAATAG
- a CDS encoding cupredoxin domain-containing protein — MSRIWVINKRQVQWLAVAMFAVMLTIAYLRWEQSKPVNTELPEERTIHIVTGEFKTKTADGKEIEVYRWDPGTIPARVGENLKLSIYGVNGANHQFYIEGTTIRGEVRKGRETVVTFTPEKKGIYRLICTTHSGHLATNTETNPTNHEEIAAPMIGYIVVD; from the coding sequence GTGTCTAGAATCTGGGTGATTAATAAGCGACAAGTCCAATGGCTTGCCGTCGCGATGTTCGCTGTCATGCTGACCATCGCATATCTGCGCTGGGAGCAATCAAAACCCGTGAATACAGAGCTTCCGGAAGAACGCACCATTCATATCGTAACCGGCGAATTCAAGACGAAGACCGCAGATGGCAAGGAAATCGAAGTATACCGCTGGGACCCCGGCACAATTCCAGCTCGAGTCGGGGAGAATCTTAAGCTTAGCATTTATGGTGTGAATGGTGCGAATCATCAATTCTATATCGAAGGAACAACGATTCGCGGGGAAGTTCGCAAAGGGCGAGAGACGGTCGTCACCTTTACACCAGAGAAAAAAGGAATCTATCGACTGATCTGCACCACACATTCCGGCCACCTCGCCACCAATACGGAGACGAACCCTACGAACCATGAAGAAATCGCGGCGCCGATGATCGGATATATTGTCGTCGATTAA
- a CDS encoding dehydrogenase produces the protein MERSRCRVANTHQSAKHTEKHQANLPSARKIRRTCNTELYRAVKRMKVWIPEESMKQGEELYYRKVIGNLIWIHENSSNRKILSDWWDEAVSEELAELWKVDRQKLCRAFRESFGG, from the coding sequence ATGGAGAGGAGTCGATGCCGCGTGGCGAACACACATCAATCAGCCAAGCATACGGAGAAGCATCAAGCCAATCTACCGTCCGCCCGAAAAATCCGTAGAACCTGTAATACGGAATTATACCGCGCTGTCAAACGAATGAAAGTATGGATTCCTGAAGAATCCATGAAACAAGGGGAAGAACTCTATTATCGCAAAGTCATAGGCAATCTGATCTGGATTCATGAGAACTCCAGCAATCGCAAGATTCTATCGGATTGGTGGGACGAAGCCGTAAGCGAGGAATTAGCTGAACTCTGGAAGGTAGATCGCCAGAAGCTGTGCCGCGCTTTCCGCGAGTCCTTCGGAGGGTGA
- a CDS encoding MBL fold metallo-hydrolase — MLKIESFQLGPLETNCYLVINAETNKAFVIDPGMNPGPLLRRIQDMEIEAIVLTHAHFDHMGGVDEVRKLKKCPVYIHDLEADWLTDPKLNGSLRWSQVTEPLSTDPAEYALEDRQSLELIGHTFQVMHTPGHSPGSVSLLHENDLFAGDVLFRMSVGRTDLPGGRQNDLLDSIHQKLFKLDDAVKVYSGHGPRTTIGFERANNPYV; from the coding sequence ATGTTAAAGATTGAATCTTTCCAACTAGGGCCGCTTGAGACGAATTGCTATCTCGTCATCAACGCGGAGACCAACAAGGCTTTTGTCATTGATCCCGGCATGAATCCTGGGCCATTGCTTCGCCGAATTCAGGATATGGAGATTGAAGCGATTGTGCTGACGCATGCACATTTTGATCATATGGGCGGCGTGGATGAAGTTCGGAAGCTTAAGAAATGTCCTGTCTATATTCATGATCTGGAAGCCGATTGGCTCACGGACCCGAAGCTGAACGGATCGCTTCGCTGGTCGCAAGTGACCGAACCGTTGTCGACGGATCCAGCCGAATATGCGCTGGAGGATCGTCAGAGCTTGGAGCTGATTGGACATACGTTCCAAGTTATGCATACGCCAGGCCATTCGCCAGGCAGCGTAAGTCTATTGCATGAGAACGACTTGTTCGCAGGAGATGTACTCTTCCGTATGTCGGTCGGCCGCACCGATTTACCTGGGGGACGTCAGAATGACTTGCTCGATTCCATACATCAGAAGTTGTTCAAGCTGGATGACGCGGTGAAAGTCTATTCTGGTCATGGGCCGCGGACGACGATTGGGTTCGAGCGCGCGAACAATCCTTACGTCTAA
- a CDS encoding DUF1128 domain-containing protein: MDLTHPTQENVEYMIEVIKTKLKMATAAAMQASSFSVNRYEDIQELYDIVVSKQNFSISEIEALVSELGKLRNA, from the coding sequence GTGGATCTTACACACCCAACGCAAGAAAACGTAGAATATATGATTGAAGTCATCAAAACCAAGCTCAAAATGGCAACCGCTGCTGCGATGCAAGCTTCATCCTTCTCCGTGAACCGTTATGAAGATATTCAAGAATTGTACGATATCGTCGTGAGTAAGCAGAACTTCAGCATTAGCGAAATCGAAGCGCTGGTCTCCGAATTAGGTAAGCTTAGAAACGCCTAA
- a CDS encoding MarR family transcriptional regulator: protein MAKRENLIEMENEFRKFMRKVQSEWARNVNSELSRTQFLVLDKLYVEGPMKGSDIADAIYITAGAVTGCSDKLILGGYAERMRDERDRRVVYLKITEKGIKTLQEIAKRRQELMNDLFGNVSDEDVKRLTSIFKQVIENSESKE, encoded by the coding sequence TTGGCTAAACGTGAGAACCTTATTGAAATGGAAAATGAATTTAGAAAGTTCATGAGAAAGGTGCAGTCTGAATGGGCGAGAAACGTGAACAGCGAGCTCTCTCGGACGCAATTTCTTGTACTCGATAAATTGTATGTGGAAGGTCCGATGAAAGGGTCAGATATTGCAGATGCGATCTATATTACTGCAGGAGCTGTAACAGGATGTTCGGACAAGCTGATTCTCGGCGGTTATGCGGAGCGGATGCGTGATGAGCGAGATCGGCGTGTCGTCTATTTGAAAATTACAGAGAAGGGCATCAAGACGCTGCAAGAGATCGCGAAGCGCAGACAGGAATTGATGAATGATCTATTCGGCAATGTGTCGGATGAAGATGTGAAGCGTCTGACGTCCATTTTCAAGCAGGTCATTGAGAATTCCGAATCCAAAGAATGA
- the yyaC gene encoding spore protease YyaC, which yields MLEWDSSSPSSGARQKMSAERLSSFFQSIFAAHPVDQLSFVCIGTDRSTGDALGPFLGTLLEQRGFPHVIGTLANPCDATNLAERVKTIPPHHIVVAVDACLGHPSMVGQYYVSCSPLKPAESVGGGLPEVGHYSVAAVVNVSGPKPYWTLQMTSLYHVMQMAEKIASAVDEGRRSCTIARE from the coding sequence ATGTTAGAATGGGATTCGAGTTCGCCAAGCAGCGGCGCTCGGCAGAAAATGTCTGCGGAGAGACTTTCATCTTTTTTTCAGTCGATCTTCGCCGCGCACCCGGTGGATCAACTATCCTTCGTCTGTATTGGAACGGATCGTTCGACAGGCGATGCACTTGGGCCCTTCCTTGGTACCTTGTTAGAGCAGCGGGGGTTCCCGCATGTGATTGGGACGCTCGCGAACCCATGCGACGCGACGAATCTTGCAGAACGAGTGAAGACGATTCCACCTCATCATATTGTCGTTGCTGTGGATGCATGCCTTGGCCATCCCTCGATGGTCGGCCAATACTACGTGTCGTGCAGTCCGCTGAAACCTGCGGAATCGGTGGGAGGAGGACTGCCGGAGGTCGGACATTACAGTGTTGCGGCGGTCGTGAACGTCAGCGGGCCGAAGCCGTATTGGACGCTGCAGATGACCTCGCTCTATCATGTGATGCAGATGGCAGAGAAAATCGCGAGCGCGGTGGATGAAGGGCGAAGGTCCTGCACAATCGCAAGGGAGTAA
- a CDS encoding copper homeostasis protein CutC, protein MRQRVMLEVIATTLTEVKAAAAYGADRIELITAMQEGGLTPSIGLIEEAVRSVSIPVNVMVRPHSRSFEYDREDIRTILSEVRHMKRAGANAIVFGALTSKGEIDIRLLERVLDRAGDMKMTFHRAIDEVQDQMAALEQILQYPQITTILTSGGQPNVLHAVDRIQAMVARTAGTHCTILAGSGLSPEAAKLAPFLQSTGVQQVHFGSGVRVEGKSLAPIDAERMAAVRAVLNA, encoded by the coding sequence ATGAGACAACGTGTCATGCTCGAAGTCATTGCAACGACATTAACGGAGGTTAAAGCAGCGGCAGCGTACGGTGCGGACCGGATTGAACTTATTACGGCCATGCAGGAGGGGGGCTTGACGCCATCAATCGGGCTCATCGAAGAAGCGGTGAGATCCGTCTCGATTCCCGTGAATGTGATGGTGAGGCCGCATAGCCGCTCGTTCGAATATGATCGAGAAGATATCCGTACGATCTTATCCGAAGTGCGTCATATGAAACGGGCGGGCGCCAATGCCATTGTATTCGGGGCATTAACGTCCAAAGGCGAGATCGATATTCGATTGTTGGAGCGTGTATTAGATCGCGCAGGCGATATGAAAATGACATTCCATCGTGCGATTGACGAAGTTCAGGACCAAATGGCGGCACTGGAGCAGATCCTTCAGTATCCACAGATCACGACCATCCTTACGTCCGGGGGGCAACCGAATGTACTTCATGCGGTGGATCGCATTCAGGCGATGGTCGCACGTACAGCGGGAACGCATTGCACGATCCTGGCGGGAAGCGGATTATCGCCGGAGGCGGCGAAGCTGGCGCCATTCTTGCAGTCGACAGGGGTACAGCAGGTTCACTTTGGCTCCGGTGTGCGCGTGGAAGGCAAGTCGCTGGCGCCGATTGATGCGGAACGGATGGCTGCAGTACGAGCAGTGTTGAATGCCTAA